From Onychostoma macrolepis isolate SWU-2019 chromosome 05, ASM1243209v1, whole genome shotgun sequence:
TTGAATATATTATCTGGATTTATAGTAATATCTTGCTGACAGAGTGGctcatatttcataattatgaatATGGCATCATGGCATGACAAGTGGAAAATTGCAAATGACTTAATGATGATGTATAATGCATATATGGTGAAACAAGTAGGCTCAACCAACCGTATGTATTGCGGCATTTTGACTTCTTTTAACAAGCCTGTTCGGATGCAACGGAAATCATCTTGTTCCTTTGTTTTAAATCAATCAAGTCAAGAAGGACTGTGCTTTGCTGAAGTTGAAAGTGAATTGTGTGAAAAATCAATATACTGCAATCATCCCTCTTCTTTGAGTCACTTAGGTGTGATGATTTTAATATCTGTCTCTTATAACAACGTTGCAGAGTAATAGTTTTAATATTGGATGTTTAAAGTGGTGTCTACCAGATCGGTGTGTTGCTCTCTTTCTCAGAAATCCGGGAGGCGTTTAAGGTGTTTGATCGAGATGGGAATGGCTTCATCTCAAAGCAAGAGCTCGGCATGGCCATGCGTTCTCTAGGGTACATGCCCAATGAGGTCGAGCTGGAGGTCATCATTCAAAGACTCGACATGGATGGTGAGGAGACACATACACAAGACTGTGAATGCAGTgacatgctgaaaaaaaacaaaaacaagaatagATAGTTGCTCTCAGCATGGGATATCAGCTGatgtgctgaaaaaaatatgtgaaatttacagttaaaaaacCCAGCAGCTGTGGTCACCGTAATGTTTTATGGAATGAACTTAAAATAAgagtaaaaaatgtatatttcattaagtgatataatgttaatataccagcCTAATGAAGTACTACAATCTAAATTTATAATACATAGACAACCATCACAAATACACACCACACATAGTTTTTTAAGCTGAAGTAAATACTAATATACGGTATATATCAAAACCTGCAAAGGGGTAATTAAATCATGTAAATCATTTACAAatcatgtaaaaatgtatatctTCAAACtttcataatttcattaatattttaaactgagATGGTAGTGatctacattttataaaaatcacTTGTCAATTTGTCATCAAAGTGAAGAACAAATTTATGTGGTTTTGATGCAtgaagttgtttttgttgtctcttataacataaatatttttatttaaacccATGAAAAAGTAGATCATTTTGCAAataacagtgattttttttttcttttaaatctgTTGTTCCATTATCACACCTTAGCAGATTTTGACTCATATAGTAGGTGAACAGTGTCGTATAAATGCAAATTCAAAACATCATCATGGTAACAATTTAACAACATAAAATGCGACATGTAACCCTAATGTATAagtgatataaaaaaataaaaacatgaaaggTGTAGTGTCGAACAAGGAATTCTGACAATGGCAATTTACGATTTTCACTGTAAATTGTAAGATgacgttcacacacacacacacactttttttaacttccaaaaactgtcattttaacagtatttcactttttttttttatgtgtaaaaCAGGAAAACTCAGTGGTAAGCAGTTACAGGTTTTTTGCATAGCATGTTTACAGTCTTtaccattaaaataattttatatatatatatatatatatatatattattattattatttatttatttttttacaatgcaCCAGACTAATTAAAGAggtagttcatccaaaaatgtaagtatttagTGAATATGTGCTAAATTGTTTGTGTTGTTCAGACTTGcttgattttcatttttctgtggCGTAGAAAAGAAGAGACATCTCAattgatttatttcaaaatattgtcttttgtgttctgcatagATAGAAAGTCATAAAAAGTTTGcaacaacataagggtgaacaaatgttttcaattttcagttttggtgtgaagtatccctttaaggaagCCCACCAGGCACCCATCATATGCATTTCTCGGCGCTGTAGGGATGCCAATTCCATTGACAGatattcaacaaataaaaaaagctaaataactGTAACCTTTTATTGCTCCAAACTATCATATTCCTCACAATGCATGGAGACATAAGGATTATGCATGGGCTAATAATGAGAACACTGTTCACAGTAGGCGTTTTGAAGTTTGACAGTAATTGTATTGAAATTAATTGAAGTCGAAAGCTTTGATGGCTGTAGCAGAGGTGCTTTAAAGAGTGTCTCAGAGAGGGTCTTTCAGCTCGACTAAACCCACTCCATGAAGTTACACTCAATCTGACACTAAAAATACTGAAGCtagcaaagagagagagagagagaacaattAATCAAACTGATCCAACAATGGACTAATTAGCAAAATTCCATGACCAGCAAACAAAATTCAAGAATTAAGCAGTGACTGTTGAATATTTGTGAATTGAAATTCAGAAAATCAGAATAAAACAGAACAGTTTTATGAGTCTAACCAAATAATAATCATTGTCatcaattaatattataattattagttataaattatatgattgttattaaatcattattaaacatttatttcgcTTGATTACAACTATTTACTCCCAGAtatgttaaattatttttttcagacatACATCTTCAAACTCGTTACTATCAACAGCAGTAGCATTTTAATATTGAcagaatcacaaaatgaaagtcagtttgttaaaaaataaatgaaatatgattaatactgtatatttaaaaaaaaaaaaaaaaaaaagaatttatgTTGGTGTTATTGATAATTGATATTATCTAATATTTCTAGACATACTCTATTTTTTACAACCAGAAATGTTAAGTTAGTATTTCAGTAATAttctctgatgttggttaaGTCATATGAAAAtcagataaacaaataaaacatttaacattagtAGGtgttgtattttagatttttttaggatgtaattaattattagcttttcacaAACTCTATTTGATAGTTTTTGATTACAGTTTTATGGGTCATTCAtagttaaaaattaaatgtactaTTAAAAGACTTTACAgcaatatgatttttttcatcCCATTTTGATTctttattcaatttaaattaCAATTCAACATCACCTTGACACCTCCaccaaattcaattcaaatgcaGGCATTCTCTACTCAGTTGTTAACAGCACACGATcctgacagaaaaaaaataaaaataaaaataagatttcTGACCATTTCTGTACCCGTTTCATATTCCAGAGCCAACACGCTGGAACTTGATGTGGTGCTAGAATGCATCTAATACTTCATGGTCTGTTTTTTAGGTGATGGTCAGGTGGATTTTGAGGAATTTGTTACTCTCCTGGGGCCCAAACTCTCGGCTGCTGGGATGCCTGACAAGTTCAACGGAACCAATTTTGACTCTGTGTTCTGGAAGGTGATTATTAGACACTTCTCTCTTATTCCAAGTGACAACAGGCACAACAGCACTGTCCCTGTCACACAGAAACAAGATTAGATACACTTTCAATGCTCTCTGTGAAATCCAACAAACAGTCATGAATCACCTTATGGGAACTGATTCTTATGAAGGGCCTCCTATCCTCCAAATTTACATAtctgaatacatttaaattcagATATATTCTATGTGACATGATGACTTTAAgcaatatttattaatacattttataagtCTCATGTGCTGCATGTCTTCGAGTGAGACGAGCAGAATATCATTTGCACGGGCCATATGGTGATTACCCCAAAGGGTTTGTTTCTCTAATCGCAGCTCACTGCTGgtgcatttttttgcagtgcgtTTGACCCCAAATAGCTATGGGGGTCTCCCTCTCTTAAACGTCTCTCTGTGTAATTATGGGTTCAGAGCTATGAATGAATGTGCACTGAAATCTAAATCAACCCCATCTCCTTTTTTACAAAACATTCCTGGTCAGAAattcatcagtgcatgttatttaaaaaaaaaaaagaaacttgtcTTTGTAATCAAAATgtgtgcaaaacaaaacaactttctGAAAAGATAACTTCCCATCTGTCTTTCAGTCCACTTTTAATAATCCAATTAATTCCTAAAGGACAAAATCATGTTATATTCTCAAATGTGACATATTATAGAAATGAAATGGGTTGCATGTGTTGtttcattttgacttttttttttgatcaagttgcaagaatgcatgaactgataaaaatgtactgtataccTTTAATGCTTTGcattaatgtaatgtatttcgACTAATTGACTAATTGAAGAATCTCATAGAGAATTTCATAATGAAATAATACCGTTTGGTCTGTGTTTTTAGTGTGATATGCAGAAGCTGACTGTGGAAGAGCTGAAGAGACTCTTATATGACACCTTCTGTGACCACCTGACTATGAAGGACATCGAGAATATCATCATGACAGAGGAGAATCACATCGAAAATCCTGAGGACTGCCAGGTTGACATTGACAGTAAGAATGTTTTTTCCTTTCTTAATGTAAAACTCTGGATGGAATACGagttgaattattattacagcCCTGTAAAAATAAGCATTTCATCATCAGGTTCAATTTTGTAAGGTGTATAGAAGTTCTAAATTAGGATTTTGGTGGATGAAGACCCCCAAAATCTCAATATCTTGATctacatacactactgttcaaatgctTGGCGTTAGTATGATTTTtgcttaaataaattaatatttttattcagaaaggatacAATAAGTtaaccaaaagtgacagtaaaggcaatGTTattaaagatttctatttcaaataaactctgttttttaaaaatttctaTTTATCGAAGATCTTGAAAAAAgtagttttctcaaaatgttaaGCAGAACAGATATTTTCAAgattgataataacaagaaattttcttgagcagcaaatcggcatattgataatgatttctgaaggatcatgtaacactgaagacttcagtaatgatgctgaaaattcagctttgcatcacaggaataaattacattttacaatatagtaaaatagaaatcagttcttttaagttgtaatacaatttcacaatattgcagttttatctgttttgatcaaataaatgtagcattaGTTAGCATAagaaaattctttcaaaaacatttcaaaaaatcgtacaaacccaaacttttgaacgatagtTTGTGACATCAAACAAATAGCACTTCTTCTTACTGTAAGTAAAATGCAcaaaagggtaacactttattttgatagtccactttagacattctactaacagtaagtaactttgcaactacatgtcattagagtattagtagactgccTGCTTAAtttcttctaacactttatattgatgggtccacaacatacaacatactgactatgagaaactttgcaagtatatgtcatcttattctactaaccctaaacctaccctaacagtctactctgagagttagtagacatgtagtagcaaattaatgagaattagttgacatgtagttaaaaagttacttatagttagtagaatgtctaaagtggactatcgaaataaagtgtaacccacaAAAGACTTGACAAACCCACAGTTGAACACAAAGAAGACAAACATTACTTTtcagtacattttcattcacATTCCCCTTCATGGAGTCTTATCTGTGAAGGATATTTGTGATGCCtcctttaattttaatttgaatgcaTCTCACTAGGTTTTGGCAAGGAGATGTGGTTTCTTGCAGCCCTACatatttataaaactttttttcaaagcATCCAGTGATGTATATCTTTCAAACACTTTGAAATGTCCCACattgttcatttcatttcaatgaATCACCTCCAAAACTTGTCTTACGACCATATTTCTCCAGATCTTCTCATATATTTCTCTCTGCTTCTTCAGCGGAAAGTCCGACCCAGCAGGTGAAGCAAACATGCGTTCGGAAGAGTCTGATCTGTGCCTTCGCGATTGCTTTCATCATCAGTGTCATGCTTATCGCAGCCAATCAGGTGCTTCGCAGTGGTATGAAGTAACCGAATGGACCAGTCACAACGTAGATCCAATTCAACATATAACAGTgctaaaaatggtaaaaaaaaaaaaaaaacatgcacacacaaactgGAGCAGCTGAAAAGTCCAAATGTTGTGACTGAAGAGAATTATTCATATTTGACAGCAAATGTAATGCACTCAGATATATAAACGCACACATACTGTGTCTTACCCAAAAAGGTCTGATAAAAGTACAAgaaaagagagaatgaagaaGTTTATGCTGTAAAGGACTTTAAAAATTTCCCCTTCaaccgctctctctccctcttcaGTATGTTTTGGGTGAGTTTAACCGCATGGACATCTCCAACCGAGGATCCTACTCTTCGATGCATGACGATGCATGGATTTACAGTAGCCTGGATGTACCAGTAGAGCTCAGCTGTGCATCCATT
This genomic window contains:
- the LOC131541162 gene encoding calcium-binding protein 7 encodes the protein MPMHPVTSTLMYRGICTIPDILSYRAPVNLPEDEVEEIREAFKVFDRDGNGFISKQELGMAMRSLGYMPNEVELEVIIQRLDMDGDGQVDFEEFVTLLGPKLSAAGMPDKFNGTNFDSVFWKCDMQKLTVEELKRLLYDTFCDHLTMKDIENIIMTEENHIENPEDCQVDIDTESPTQQVKQTCVRKSLICAFAIAFIISVMLIAANQVLRSGMK